The DNA segment atgaccacaagtcgggttgacagtaccgtgggtggtaattaaagtagaaaataaacaaatataattgcgcgactgccctcaatgctgtaaacggttttacctgtcttgattaagttgggattcactcaccagtattttccgctgacaaaatgtttttaaacgcgtttcaggtaacaaaatgtgaaaagccaactagaagccagctggacagcactgaaggcttggaaaagtggctataaaagttacctaaataaagagatgtttttatttaaataaaatagggtttatccctatgaaaatgtgtgtactggaaacttgggaatttcccacgtaattaatattataaaagtgtggtattttactctgataaagtatttcctaactacgatcctgatgtaatTGTCGCTGCCAAACTGATAAACATtaataccactgaaactggccacggccgcccgttcccgggtaattaggggacgggggttgcgacacaaATTCTTACACACACATCAACACTCTCTTTCTcacctctccctctccctctagGCCGAACATACCATTACCCACCTCCATTGATATTTTCCATTGAAAATTTGAAGATTCAAGGTCTTAGGTATGATGTTTGCGCTACATACAAAAGCAGACTTTACGACGAGTTAAAATAGTCACGGCCGATTTGTTAATGTTAAAATTTGTGAAACCCACACGCTATGGAGGACATCAAAATTTGTAATGAGATATTTCAATAaattgtaaattggtgtaggtgTCAACATACATTGGTGGTGTATAGTGTAGTGCTTGCCAATTTTAACCCGGTTTAAGTTAGAAAAATTTATAATAGTGAGCAATTTCAACCGGTGTGTACTTAAATGTTGAAATACAATCTTAGAATGACGTTCAAATATTACGTTCATTCTATTTTTCTACGGAATTCAACAAGGAAGATTCATTGGGGAACattaaaaaagtggggaacaacgGGGAACCGACTTAAAcaaactccgattggactcattccagcggcgttggaaccggctcgtcgaaccctaactaggatctcttaaccctaaaccctaaatcctaactcctaaactctaaaccctaaagctaaaaaaaaggctaaaacctaagctaaaccgtaaaatctaaactataaaccctaaaagctaaaccctaaaggctaaacttaaagctaaaccctaaaccctaaagctaaatcCTAAGcttaaaccctaaagctaaaccctaatatatttagggtttaggggttatgatttagggtttagggttacgAGATCCTAGTGAGGGTTCGACAAGCCGGTttcaacgccgctggaatgagtccaatcggagttcgtttaaGTCGATTCCCCACTGTTTCCCAATTTTTTAGTGTTCTCTAATGAACCTCACACCAGATGATTAAATCTATTCTATGATATTATAATGTTCACTTGCATCTATAATTCTATTATAAGTACAACCTTTGCTACTTAGGATCTTTCAAAGTGCATTTTTGGCTTTAGTAGccgtattacattacattacaataTTTACAAAAACAAAGTGAGTTCCATATGTTTTTTTAGGTTAATCATTTGGTCTGTGAGCATGTTACTGAATCATGCGCCTCACTTATATAATATATTACGACCTACAAATGATTATATATAAGTAGTCAAACACAAACCTTTGTAGGAGAATCAAAAACTAGGGTTGGTGTCCCTGACCCTAGCTCCCCCGCAAGTGGCGGCCCCTACAAGTGGGGAAGAACAGGTTGCCTTTGCCGTTTACTTTGTCATAAACACATGGCTTGTCCCTTGTCGGACGGCGGTGGATTGCCCACTGAACTCAGGAAGGGTCCTTAATATAATAAACTAAGATTGTTTTATTGTTACTTTTGGATATATTTTACTCAATACTTCAAAACTTTTACTCATGCGCAGATTATGGTTATATATTTTCAGTGGTGAAGCTTGACATagggggtcgaaaatgtatataccaaaaaaatttctatagaatcggggggtcgaaaacgtatatacctaaaaatttctatacgaaactacatatataacactgttgagcgaaaagttcgggggatcGGGCGTCCCTccccgccccttctatacttcgccacTGTATATCTTTACTGCTAAGAAAATATGTACATTTGTGTTAAGTAATAAGACTTGACCTAACGGTTATTAAGCTTTGAAACGCGGTTAGGCGGTTGTTATTTTGATAAAGTAAATGTTACGTTTCAAATGTTGATGATAGTCTATGTTTTTTTATGTGTTTGTACTTGGGGTGCTGAGCGGGTATGTTTATCGAGTTTTGAGTTAGTTCGGCTTGTTTTTGGTCTTTGATGTTTCCAACTTGAAAGTCTAACCGAAACTCTACCCTAATAACAATTTCCTTTATGCTCATCATATCGATAAAGTCATCCGTTAGGCCATCCGTTACAACTCCTACATTTACGCTCGGGACGAGGGCATCACCAAATTTCAAGGTTGAAGTTGATGCATGAACTACCCGAATCAGTTATCCTTTTTAAGTTGTTctatcaagtttttttttttttattcagaTACAGTAAAGGAAAAGAATAGGGGAATGTAAGTAGGTATGAGTTTCACTTTGTAGGCAAAGTGAATTGGGCGAAGTTGTAATAATGTTTCTTGTAAAACTGGTTCATGCATTTTTCAATTCTCCTATGTTGTTTATAATACTATTTATTGCTTCTTTTATAGATTCAAGTGAACAATGTTTGATATTAGTTGTTTAGTTGTTCAAATCGCAGAACAAAGTAAGGAGTTTGACATTTTAAAAGTATATTTTTTAACGTATGAAATAACATCAAATATGTCTTTGACGGAGCTCGAAACCTGGCTTTACCAATTGGCTTAAAAGTATTAGTTGATTGAAGTTTTCTGGAGTTTTTGTGTCAACTCCCTCCATGTGCTGAGCTAATTCTTTatcttattttatatatttttagttatcTGAGTGCTGCCATTTAGACATGGCTTTTCCAAAGTGCTAAAGTCTGTGACAAAGGTTGAGTAAGTGGGATTGAAATTTTTATGTAGTTGGAATTGAATTTTTAAATTTGCTAGTTTTAAAATGAAATTTGTGTTCTCAACTCATTTTGTACTCACTGATATAACAAAATAAAACCCTAAACCAAATTCTAGCATGGGTAATTCTTCTATATTAGAATGTCTTGGAAATCATAAATGAAACTAAATGTTAGAATGTTGTTGAAAATGTCGAACTTTTTTATCTTAGCATGTTACAAGGTTTCTTCAAACTTCAAAATTTGAAGAAGCCTTGTAACATGCTAACATAAAAAGTTTGACATTTTCAACAACGTTCTAATCTAGTGTCTCTTAAGATTTCAAAAACATTCTAATATAGAAGAATTACTCATGCTTGAATTTGGTTTAGGGTTTTTATTTTGTTAGATCAGTGATACAAAATGAGGTGAGAACACAGATTTCTTTTTAAAagcaaatttaaaaaaaaaaaatcaattccAACTACATAAAAATTTCACTCCCACTTACTTAACCTTTGTCACAGACTTTAGCACTTTGGAAAAGCCATGTCTAAATAGGTATAATTAGGCAAGTAATCAGctaactaaaaatatataaaataagaaAAAGAATTAGCGCGGCACATGGAGGGAGTCGCTACAAAAACTCCTGAAGCCAATTTTCTTTATAGCTAGCTAGCTCTACCACTTTCTATTGTTTCTTAATCTTTTCTTCTCACTTCTTTCTAATCCACTTAAGCTTTCTAAAAATTAAAAGTGAACTCTTTGTTATAATACAAAAAAAACACAGCAAGATATTTAAGTAAATTAGTAACTTTTCTCTGAAATCTTACACTTTCAAGTGATTGGAACACAACTAACAAATTATTTTTATGCATAAAACTAGAACCACTATTTAGTATTATTAAAGGTTAGTGATTCCAATAAACTGATATTTAACATCCGGTCTTGTTGGTTAAAGACGATCAAGAGTTCAGCTACTTGGAGGTCATGGTTGGGACATAATTCGCCACGTAGGAACATGAATGAAAGGCTATACCACCTCCAACCCTAATctaccatggtttgcatggattaaaccattgCAACCATGACCCTGCTTTCCATTTTTCAagtaatcattttttttttgggtaaagggttaccccggtaaattttcaTATATCACAAACCAAATAAAACAAGTAGTAAGGAGAGTCCTCACTAATTCACTATCCTGACATGCCAGGAAGTGTTAATAAGCAAACAGCAAACCACACAATAAAACCATAACAGACTCTAAAAAACTAGAGAAATAAAACTAGGAAACTACATGATTGGCACTTTCCATCTCTCCAGCAAGCTCATCCCAGTCGTAGAGCTCTTGACCTTCACCGAAGCTAGTTTCAAACGAACAACAGCAACAATCGCCTCACCGATCATTGCAACTGATCTTTTCTTCGATTTAAATAACCTGTGATTACGCTCTTGCCAGATGAAGTACGCTGTAGCGGCCAGAAGTAACCGACCAATGACACTTCGCATAGACTTCTTAGCAGGAACTTCCTGAAATCAACCAGTCAACAATCTCCTCCCACTTATTGGACCCCAGTTGAATACCAGCCATAGACTTAATAGAGGACCAAACTTGCATAGAAAACGAACATTCAAAAAACAAGTGTTCGTGCGAGTCCGGCTCCGAGCAACATAATGGGCAGGACATAAGGTTTAAATTTGTAGCACTTCCAACATCCCATTGCTTCAATTTATCTTGAGTCTTTAGCTTCTTCTTACAAATAAGCCAAGCAAGAAAAGCATGCCTTGGAATACAATTAGCAAACCACACTATTTCCACCCACGGGACTTTAATACCATGAAACCTGATCGTGTCCCATACAACTGATGCTGAGTAATCCTGTTCCACATCACCCGAAACACGCCACACAAGAGAATCAGGGACGTCAATGTTAATAGTTGGCGGCTGAAGATTTATTAAAACTGGAAACATATCCAACCAAGCTCTCGGCCACCTCCAAACACCATCATGCAGAAAGTCTTTAACCTTCGACTGAGGATTAAAACCGGCTCTATGCAGTTGACGAGAAGAGATGAACGCACATAAAGGACCCACACAAGACCAGTTATCGGACCATGCATAAGTAGATAAGCCATTTCCAATCTTAGAGACAATGAACGGGCGTATCCTGTCCCGAAGATTCATAATATTTCTCCAGCCAGTCGTTGAGTTACCCCGTAAGCGAATTTTCCAAAATGACTGGCCTTTAATTTTGTGTtcatgaatccattcaacccaTATAGAATTCCTTCTGGTAAGAAGACTCCAAACGTGAGTGGTCATAAGCGCCATATTCATGTCTCAAATTCTCCTAATGCCCAAACCACCTTCAACTTTTGGAAGACAAACATCCGACCATTTCACTTTCTCTTTACCCTGCTTCATAGGCCCTTGACACCAAAGAAACGCTCTCATCCTTTTCTCTAAATCAGCTATAATGCGAGCCGGAAGAGTAAAAACAGATGCCCAATAAATATGAATGGAAGATAAAACCGATTTAATAAGTTGAAGACGACCCGCGAAAGATAGAGTTTTATTCTTCCAGCTTCTAATTCTAGATTCCAACTTTTCAATTAGAATTTTGCAATCTTTATATACTAACCGAGACGAAATAAGAGGAACACCCAAATAGCGAACAGGAAGAGAACCTTCCTCAAACGGCATCAACTGTAGGATACTTTGCTTAACCTCTCTATTCACATTGCCAAAAAACACGGTACTCTTGGCCATGCTTGGAACAAGACCCGACATTTCTTAAATTTATCCAACCCTTCCATGATAACCTTAGCCGAACATACATCTCCTCTAGCAAACATAAATAAGTCATCCACAAAACAAACATTCAcaattctttatttttttttttttgcaaagaTTATGAAACTTGAAATtagatgatttattaaccatgtcTTTCAAAATAATCGTCAAAGCTTCCATAACCATAGTAAAAACATACGGCGACATTGGATCCCCTCGTCGCAATCCCCTTTTTCCTTTAAAAAACCATGGATATTGCCATTAACTCCAACAGAAAAAGAAGCAGTAGTAACACATACCATAATCCAATGCACCATTTTGTGATGAAAACCAAAACCCACAAGCAGGGACCTTAGAAACGACCAGTCCACTATATCATACGCCTTTTGAATATCCACTTTAAATGCACATTTAGGGGGCCCCACATTATGGTGATAACTATGCATCAATTCTTGGGTCAGGAGAATATTATCAGAAATCCGCCTTCCAGGCAAAAGCAAAAGCTGATTGATTAATATCCACCACATCATCTAAACCAACTTTTATTCTGCTTTTGATAATCTTACTGATGCACTTGTACAAGACATTGCAACAAGAGATGGGACGGTAATCCAACACCGAATTCGGAGTTTGGACTTTAGGAATGAGCGCCAAAATAGTATGATTAATCTCATTTAGCAATTGCCCATTAGCAAAAAACTCTTGAATAGCATAAGCAACATCACTGCCCACAACATCCCAAGAATGCTTAAAGAAAGCGGCTGAGAAGCCATCCGGACCTGGAGCCTTGTCATTACCTATCGAGAACATAGCTTCCTTTATTTCCTCTAGCGAGACATTCCGAACCATACGTTGAGCTTTCAAAGGGCACAACCTCCTATGAAACAACTCAGGATCCATAACCTCTGAAATATTACCCTCAACTCCCAGAAATTGCGAATAATGATCAACAAGGGCCGCTGGCACATTCAACCCTTCAACCACAACACCATGTCTATCTTTGATGGAATCTATACGGGTAATATGATTTCGGCATTTGAGGGAATTATGAAAGTAGGCCGAATTTGAATCACCCACCTGAAGCCACTCCACCTTTGATTTTTGCTTAAGG comes from the Helianthus annuus cultivar XRQ/B chromosome 4, HanXRQr2.0-SUNRISE, whole genome shotgun sequence genome and includes:
- the LOC110933405 gene encoding uncharacterized protein LOC110933405 yields the protein MALMTTHVWSLLTRRNSIWVEWIHEHKIKGQSFWKIRLRGNSTTGWRNIMNLRDRIRPFIVSKIGNGLSTYAWSDNWSCVGPLCAFISSRQLHRAGFNPQSKVKDFLHDGVWRWPRAWLDMFPVLINLQPPTINIDVPDSLVWRVSGDVEQDYSASVVWDTIRFHGIKVPWVEIVWFANCIPRHAFLAWLICKKKLKTQDKLKQWDVGSATNLNLMSCPLCCSEPDSHEHLFFECSFSMQEVPAKKSMRSVIGRLLLAATAYFIWQERNHRLFKSKKRSVAMIGEAIVAVVRLKLASVKVKSSTTGMSLLERWKVPIM